One part of the Mesorhizobium sp. M4B.F.Ca.ET.058.02.1.1 genome encodes these proteins:
- the fdxA gene encoding ferredoxin FdxA, with protein sequence MTYVVTDNCIKCKYMDCIEVCPVDCFYEGENMLVIHPDECIDCGVCEPECPADAIKPDTEPGLEKWLQINTEYAEKWPNITAKKEPPADAKNFDGETGKFEKYFSAEPGEGD encoded by the coding sequence ATGACCTATGTCGTGACCGACAATTGCATAAAATGCAAATACATGGACTGCATCGAGGTCTGTCCGGTCGACTGTTTCTACGAAGGCGAGAACATGCTCGTCATCCATCCGGACGAGTGCATCGACTGCGGCGTCTGCGAGCCGGAATGCCCGGCCGACGCGATCAAGCCGGATACCGAGCCGGGGCTTGAGAAATGGCTGCAGATCAACACCGAATATGCCGAGAAGTGGCCGAACATCACCGCCAAGAAGGAACCGCCGGCCGACGCGAAAAACTTCGACGGCGAGACCGGCAAGTTCGAGAAATATTTCTCGGCCGAGCCCGGCGAAGGCGACTAG
- a CDS encoding amino acid ABC transporter ATP-binding protein: MIGLDNIEKRFGDNLVLKGVTVSIEEGSVTALVGPSGGGKSTLLRCINLLEIPSSGTLRIGEETLQFRPGVKVPARDIQRIRLQTGMVFQNFQLFPHRTAIENVMEGLVTVLRWTAGRARERAMALLEKVGMAHKADAWPATLSGGQQQRVAIARALAPSPRVLLCDEPTSALDPELAQEVVDVLGQLAREGTTMVMATHDLRLASKIAQEVVFLDAGVVVEKGPASVVFDRPERERTKRFIASLRQESHRETGGE, from the coding sequence ATGATCGGCCTCGACAACATCGAGAAGCGGTTCGGCGACAATCTCGTCCTGAAGGGTGTCACCGTCAGCATCGAGGAAGGTAGCGTGACGGCGCTTGTCGGCCCCTCTGGGGGCGGAAAAAGCACTCTTCTGCGCTGCATCAATCTGTTGGAGATTCCAAGCTCGGGCACGCTGCGCATCGGTGAGGAGACGCTGCAGTTCCGTCCGGGGGTCAAGGTACCCGCCAGGGACATCCAGCGCATTCGCCTGCAGACAGGCATGGTGTTCCAGAACTTCCAGCTGTTCCCGCATCGCACCGCGATCGAGAACGTCATGGAAGGGCTGGTGACGGTGCTGAGATGGACGGCCGGCAGAGCCCGCGAACGGGCAATGGCCCTGCTCGAGAAGGTCGGCATGGCGCACAAGGCCGATGCCTGGCCGGCGACGCTGTCAGGCGGCCAGCAGCAGCGTGTTGCGATCGCCCGGGCGCTGGCGCCGTCGCCGCGTGTGCTGCTGTGCGACGAGCCGACCTCGGCGCTCGACCCGGAGCTCGCGCAGGAAGTGGTCGACGTGCTCGGCCAGCTCGCCCGGGAAGGCACGACCATGGTGATGGCCACGCACGATCTGAGGCTCGCCTCCAAGATCGCGCAGGAGGTGGTGTTCCTCGATGCCGGCGTCGTCGTCGAGAAAGGCCCGGCCTCGGTCGTGTTCGACAGGCCGGAGCGCGAGCGGACGAAACGCTTCATTGCCTCGCTGAGGCAGGAATCGCACAGGGAAACTGGCGGCGAGTAG
- a CDS encoding RNA-binding S4 domain-containing protein has translation MVTDARQRIDKWLFFSRAVKSRSLAAKLVVAGRVRINRDKAAQASDIVRPGDVLTITLDRRILVWKVLGAGARRGPAEEARLLYEDMSPQPTPKDEAVPDALPALREAGSGRPTKKERRETDRLLGED, from the coding sequence ATGGTCACCGATGCCCGCCAGCGCATCGACAAATGGCTGTTCTTCTCGCGCGCGGTGAAATCGCGCTCGCTGGCGGCGAAGCTCGTGGTCGCTGGCCGCGTGCGCATCAATCGCGACAAAGCAGCGCAGGCCTCCGACATTGTCCGGCCCGGCGACGTGCTGACCATCACGCTGGACCGGCGCATCCTGGTCTGGAAAGTGCTCGGCGCCGGCGCCAGGCGCGGCCCCGCCGAGGAGGCACGCCTGCTCTATGAGGATATGTCGCCGCAACCCACGCCGAAGGACGAGGCCGTTCCGGACGCTCTTCCGGCTTTACGCGAGGCCGGCAGCGGCCGCCCGACCAAGAAAGAAAGGCGGGAAACCGACCGGCTGCTCGGCGAGGATTGA
- a CDS encoding ABC transporter permease subunit (The N-terminal region of this protein, as described by TIGR01726, is a three transmembrane segment that identifies a subfamily of ABC transporter permease subunits, which specificities that include histidine, arginine, glutamine, glutamate, L-cystine (sic), the opines (in Agrobacterium) octopine and nopaline, etc.): MPHWLQLMLESLPTLLWAALIFTVPLTLLSFACGLAAGLATALLRLFGPKPLAAVARFYVWIFRGTPLLVQLFLIFYGLPSIGILLDAFPAALIGFTLNIGAYTSEIIRAVIGSVPKGQWEASYSIGMTWSQSMRRTILPQAGRVAVPPLSNTFISLVKDTSLAAAITVPEMFQAAQRIVATTYEPLILYIEAAALYLVMSSVLSVLQARLEVRLNRYGGFLEANA, encoded by the coding sequence GTGCCGCACTGGCTGCAATTAATGCTGGAATCGCTGCCGACCCTGTTATGGGCGGCGCTGATCTTCACCGTGCCGCTGACGCTTTTGTCGTTCGCCTGCGGCCTCGCCGCCGGGCTGGCCACGGCGCTGCTCAGGCTGTTCGGCCCAAAGCCGCTGGCGGCCGTGGCCCGCTTCTATGTCTGGATATTCCGTGGCACACCGCTCCTGGTGCAGCTGTTCCTGATCTTCTACGGTCTGCCCTCGATCGGCATTCTGCTCGATGCCTTTCCCGCGGCGCTGATCGGCTTCACGCTCAACATCGGCGCCTACACGTCGGAGATCATCCGCGCCGTCATCGGCTCGGTGCCGAAAGGGCAGTGGGAGGCGTCCTATTCGATCGGCATGACCTGGAGCCAGTCGATGCGGCGCACGATTCTGCCGCAAGCAGGGCGCGTCGCCGTGCCGCCGCTTTCCAACACCTTCATCTCTCTGGTCAAGGACACCTCGCTGGCGGCCGCCATCACCGTGCCGGAGATGTTCCAGGCGGCGCAGCGCATCGTCGCCACCACCTACGAGCCGCTGATCCTCTACATCGAGGCGGCGGCGCTCTACCTAGTGATGAGCTCGGTGCTGTCGGTGCTGCAGGCGCGGCTGGAGGTACGCCTCAACCGCTACGGCGGCTTCCTGGAGGCGAATGCATGA
- a CDS encoding CarD family transcriptional regulator, producing MATITPQKKSNAARHGFKTGEFIVYPAHGVGQIVSIDEQEVAGHKLELFVIDFQKDKMRLKVPVAKATSIGMRKLSEEDYVDRALKVVQGRARIKRTMWSRRAQEYDAKINSGDLISISEVVRDLYRADNQPEQSYSERQLYEAALDRMAREIAAVNRMSETEAVRLIEVNLNKGPKRGAKADNEEAEQEEAA from the coding sequence ATGGCAACGATCACCCCGCAGAAGAAGTCCAACGCAGCGCGTCACGGTTTCAAGACCGGCGAGTTCATCGTCTATCCGGCGCACGGCGTCGGCCAGATCGTCTCGATCGACGAGCAGGAAGTCGCCGGCCACAAGCTGGAACTGTTCGTCATCGACTTCCAGAAGGACAAGATGCGCCTCAAGGTGCCGGTCGCCAAGGCGACCTCCATCGGCATGCGCAAGCTGTCGGAAGAGGATTATGTCGACCGCGCGCTTAAGGTTGTGCAGGGCCGTGCCCGCATCAAGCGCACCATGTGGTCGCGCCGCGCCCAGGAATATGATGCCAAGATCAACTCGGGCGACCTGATCTCGATCTCGGAAGTCGTGCGCGACCTCTACCGCGCCGACAACCAGCCGGAGCAGTCCTATTCCGAGCGCCAGCTTTACGAGGCCGCGCTCGATCGCATGGCCCGCGAGATCGCTGCCGTCAACCGCATGTCGGAGACCGAGGCCGTGCGCCTTATCGAGGTCAACCTCAACAAGGGCCCGAAGCGCGGCGCCAAGGCCGACAATGAGGAAGCCGAACAGGAAGAAGCTGCCTGA